Proteins from a genomic interval of Massilia sp. KIM:
- the pyk gene encoding pyruvate kinase: MYNATKIVSTIGPASSDFDTLVKMIRAGVDVVRLNFSHGKAQDHIDRAALVRRAAAECGVEVAIMADMQGPKIRVGKFEEGKIFLNNGDPFILDARWGENGELGNQERVGLDYKALPRDVKPGDKLLLNDGLIVLVVDKVIGHEIYTTTKVGGELSNNKGINRMGGGLTAPALTSKDMEDIKTAMSFQADYLAISFPKNATDMEMARQLANIAGEPYGHKPMMIAKIERAEAIPVLQEILDASDGIMVARGDLAVEVGNAAVPALQKRMIQMARASNKLAITATQMMESMIFNAVPTRAEVSDVANAVLDGTDAVMTSAETASGKYPVETVEMMAAICLEAEQSEYNKRDADFLNVQFTRIDQSIAYGTLFTAHHLRVKAIVALTESGSTALWMSRHSIDTPIFALTPLQTTQRKASLYRNVRAFHLLQEGGSHAVLRKAEEVLIREGMVRKGDLIVVTWGSPMGQAGGTNAMKIVRVGELDEIVS; the protein is encoded by the coding sequence CTGTACAACGCCACCAAGATCGTTTCCACCATCGGCCCTGCATCGAGCGACTTCGATACCCTCGTCAAAATGATTCGGGCCGGCGTCGACGTCGTGCGCCTGAACTTCTCGCATGGCAAGGCCCAGGACCACATCGACCGCGCAGCGCTGGTGCGCCGCGCCGCCGCCGAATGCGGCGTCGAGGTGGCGATCATGGCGGACATGCAGGGTCCGAAAATTCGCGTGGGTAAGTTTGAAGAAGGCAAGATCTTCCTGAACAACGGCGATCCCTTCATCCTCGACGCGCGCTGGGGCGAGAACGGCGAGCTGGGCAACCAGGAGCGCGTGGGCCTCGACTACAAGGCCCTGCCGCGCGACGTCAAGCCGGGCGACAAGCTGCTGCTCAACGACGGCCTGATCGTGCTGGTGGTCGACAAGGTGATCGGCCACGAGATCTATACCACCACCAAGGTCGGCGGCGAGCTGTCCAACAACAAGGGCATCAACCGCATGGGCGGCGGCCTGACCGCGCCGGCCCTGACCTCGAAGGACATGGAAGACATCAAGACCGCGATGAGCTTCCAGGCCGACTACCTGGCGATTTCCTTCCCCAAGAACGCGACCGACATGGAAATGGCGCGCCAGCTGGCCAACATCGCCGGCGAGCCCTATGGCCACAAGCCGATGATGATCGCCAAGATCGAGCGCGCCGAAGCGATTCCGGTGCTGCAGGAGATCCTGGACGCCTCGGACGGCATCATGGTGGCGCGCGGCGACCTGGCGGTCGAAGTCGGCAACGCCGCCGTGCCGGCGCTGCAAAAGCGCATGATCCAGATGGCGCGCGCCTCCAACAAGCTGGCGATCACCGCGACCCAGATGATGGAATCGATGATCTTCAACGCCGTCCCGACCCGCGCCGAAGTGTCCGACGTGGCCAACGCCGTGCTGGACGGCACCGACGCCGTGATGACCTCGGCCGAGACCGCATCGGGCAAGTACCCGGTCGAGACCGTCGAGATGATGGCCGCCATCTGCCTCGAAGCCGAACAATCCGAATACAACAAGCGCGACGCTGATTTCCTCAACGTCCAGTTCACCCGCATCGACCAGTCGATCGCCTACGGCACCCTGTTCACCGCGCACCACCTGCGCGTGAAGGCCATCGTGGCGCTGACCGAGTCGGGCTCGACCGCACTGTGGATGAGCCGCCACTCGATCGACACGCCGATCTTTGCTCTCACCCCGCTGCAGACGACGCAACGCAAGGCCTCGCTCTACCGGAACGTGCGAGCATTCCACCTGCTCCAAGAAGGGGGTTCGCACGCGGTGCTGCGCAAGGCCGAAGAAGTCCTGATCCGCGAAGGCATGGTGCGCAAGGGCGACCTGATCGTCGTGACCTGGGGTTCCCCGATGGGCCAGGCCGGCGGCACCAACGCCATGAAGATCGTACGCGTGGGCGAGCTGGATGAAATAGTTTCTTAA
- the fba gene encoding class II fructose-bisphosphate aldolase (catalyzes the reversible aldol condensation of dihydroxyacetonephosphate and glyceraldehyde 3-phosphate in the Calvin cycle, glycolysis, and/or gluconeogenesis), protein MALVSMRQLLDHAAENGYGLPAFNVNNLEQVQAIMAAADAVNAPVIMQASAGARKYAGEAFLRHLIDAAVEAYPHIPVVMHQDHGQSPAVCMAAIRSGFTSVMMDGSLEADGKSVASYEYNVEVSKEVVKFSHSIGVTVEAELGVLGSLETMKGDKEDGHGADGTMTREQLLTDVAQAADFVARTQCDALAIAIGTSHGAYKFTRKPTGDILAIDRIKEIHARIPNTHLVMHGSSSVPQELLAIIREFGGDMKETYGVPVEEIQEGIKHGVRKINIDTDIRLAMTAAIRKYLFQNPSKFDPRDYLKPAREAAMEVCKARYLAFGCEGQASKIKPIPLDKMAERYKAGELAQIVQ, encoded by the coding sequence ATGGCACTCGTATCAATGCGTCAACTGCTGGACCATGCCGCCGAAAACGGTTATGGCCTTCCCGCATTTAACGTCAACAACCTGGAGCAGGTGCAGGCCATCATGGCTGCCGCCGACGCGGTCAACGCGCCGGTGATCATGCAGGCCTCCGCAGGCGCGCGCAAGTACGCCGGCGAAGCTTTCCTGCGCCACCTGATCGACGCCGCCGTCGAAGCCTACCCGCACATCCCGGTGGTCATGCACCAGGATCACGGGCAGTCGCCGGCGGTGTGCATGGCCGCGATCCGTTCCGGCTTCACCTCGGTGATGATGGACGGTTCGCTCGAAGCCGACGGCAAGTCCGTCGCCAGCTACGAGTACAACGTGGAAGTCTCGAAGGAAGTGGTCAAGTTCTCGCACTCGATCGGCGTCACCGTCGAAGCCGAGCTGGGCGTGCTGGGCTCGCTCGAGACCATGAAGGGCGACAAGGAAGACGGCCACGGCGCGGACGGCACCATGACCCGCGAACAACTGCTGACCGACGTGGCGCAGGCTGCCGACTTCGTGGCGCGTACCCAGTGCGACGCTCTGGCGATCGCCATCGGCACCTCGCACGGCGCCTACAAGTTCACCCGCAAGCCGACCGGCGACATCCTGGCGATCGACCGCATCAAGGAAATCCACGCACGCATCCCCAATACCCACCTGGTGATGCACGGTTCATCCTCGGTGCCGCAGGAGCTGCTGGCCATCATCCGCGAGTTCGGCGGCGACATGAAGGAAACCTATGGCGTGCCGGTCGAGGAGATCCAGGAGGGCATCAAGCACGGTGTCCGCAAGATCAACATCGACACCGACATCCGCCTGGCGATGACGGCCGCGATCCGCAAGTACCTGTTCCAGAACCCGTCCAAGTTCGACCCGCGCGACTACCTGAAGCCGGCGCGCGAAGCGGCGATGGAAGTGTGCAAGGCGCGCTACCTGGCGTTCGGCTGCGAAGGCCAGGCGTCCAAGATCAAGCCGATCCCGCTGGACAAGATGGCCGAGCGCTACAAGGCCGGCGAGCTGGCGCAGATCGTGCAGTAA
- a CDS encoding phosphoribosylaminoimidazolesuccinocarboxamide synthase has product MNSLYQSTIQSLPLLGRGKVRDNYAVGDDKILIVTTDRLSAFDVVMNEPIPGKGMVLNQMSDFWFEKLGHIVPNHLTGVAPESVVAPNEVEQVRGRAVVAKRLKPILVEAVVRGYIIGSGWKDYQASGAICGIQLPAGLRQADKLPQPLFTPAAKADIGEHDENISFEEMENRIGKELAAKMRDVSIQLYTAAAEYAATKGIIIADTKFEFGLDDNGVLHLMDEVLTADSSRFWPADSYAPDMSPPSFDKQFVRDYLETLKDWNKTAPAPSLPPEVIEKTQAKYFEAIERLTGEKLKA; this is encoded by the coding sequence ATGAACAGCCTCTACCAATCCACTATCCAGTCCCTGCCACTGCTGGGCCGCGGCAAGGTGCGCGACAACTATGCTGTCGGCGACGACAAGATCCTGATCGTCACCACCGACCGCCTGTCGGCGTTCGACGTGGTCATGAACGAGCCGATCCCCGGCAAGGGCATGGTGCTGAACCAGATGAGCGACTTCTGGTTCGAGAAGCTCGGCCACATCGTCCCCAACCACCTGACCGGCGTGGCGCCGGAATCCGTGGTCGCACCGAACGAAGTGGAGCAGGTGCGCGGCCGCGCCGTCGTGGCCAAGCGCCTCAAGCCGATCCTGGTCGAGGCCGTCGTGCGCGGCTACATCATCGGTTCGGGCTGGAAGGACTATCAGGCAAGCGGCGCCATCTGCGGCATCCAGCTGCCGGCCGGCCTGCGCCAGGCCGACAAGCTGCCCCAGCCGCTGTTCACCCCGGCCGCCAAGGCCGACATCGGCGAACACGACGAGAACATCTCCTTCGAAGAGATGGAAAACCGCATCGGCAAGGAACTGGCCGCCAAGATGCGCGACGTCAGCATCCAGCTCTACACCGCCGCCGCCGAGTACGCCGCGACCAAGGGCATCATCATCGCCGACACCAAGTTCGAGTTCGGCCTCGACGACAATGGCGTGCTGCACCTGATGGACGAAGTGCTGACCGCCGATTCCTCGCGCTTCTGGCCGGCCGACTCCTACGCCCCGGACATGTCGCCGCCGTCCTTCGACAAGCAATTCGTGCGCGACTACCTGGAAACCCTGAAGGACTGGAACAAGACCGCGCCCGCGCCTAGCCTGCCGCCGGAAGTGATCGAGAAAACCCAGGCCAAGTATTTCGAAGCCATCGAGCGCCTCACCGGCGAGAAGCTGAAGGCCTGA
- the purE gene encoding 5-(carboxyamino)imidazole ribonucleotide mutase has product MSEQNKPLVGVIMGSSSDWDVMQHAVAVLKQFGVPFEAQVISAHRMPDEMFTYAETARERGLRAIIAGAGGAAHLPGMVAAKTIVPVLGVPVPSKYLRGEDSLLSIVQMPKGVPVSTFAIGEAGAANAALTAVAMLAATDDALAVKLQQFRSEQTAAAQAMTLPL; this is encoded by the coding sequence ATGAGCGAGCAGAACAAGCCGCTGGTCGGCGTGATCATGGGTTCCTCGTCCGACTGGGACGTGATGCAGCACGCGGTGGCGGTCCTGAAGCAGTTCGGGGTGCCTTTCGAGGCGCAGGTGATCTCGGCCCACCGCATGCCGGACGAGATGTTCACCTACGCCGAAACCGCGCGCGAGCGCGGCCTGCGCGCCATCATCGCCGGCGCCGGCGGCGCGGCCCACCTGCCGGGCATGGTGGCCGCCAAGACCATCGTGCCGGTGCTGGGCGTGCCCGTGCCCTCGAAATACCTGCGCGGCGAGGATTCGCTGCTGTCGATCGTGCAGATGCCGAAAGGCGTGCCGGTGTCGACCTTCGCCATCGGCGAAGCCGGCGCCGCCAACGCGGCCCTGACCGCGGTGGCCATGCTGGCCGCCACGGACGATGCGCTGGCCGTCAAGCTGCAGCAGTTCCGCAGCGAGCAGACCGCCGCCGCCCAGGCCATGACCCTCCCCCTGTAA
- a CDS encoding 5-(carboxyamino)imidazole ribonucleotide synthase, whose amino-acid sequence MSSNPQTPLLPAASPSTWLGVMGGGQLGRMFAHAAQAMGYKVAVLEPSADCPAGQVAERLITAGYDDPQGLEQLAKLCGAITTEFENVPADSMAWLGERSFVAPNAACVSIAQDRIAEKRFFVECAPRSGVMPAPHKTIASHADIDAIGDELLPGILKTVRMGYDGKGQVRVRSREDVRAAFDELKGVTCLLEKMLPLAYEVSVLTARGADGASVVYPIAENVHRDGILFTTTVPGPNVSEACARQAQDAARAIVAELGYVGVLCIEFFVLQDGSLVVNEMAPRPHNSGHYTIDACVTSQFAQQVRAMARLPLGEVRQHSPAVMLNILGDVWFEAGSDTPREPAWDRVLALPGANLHLYGKDDPRRGRKMGHVTFVAPTLEQAQASLAQACAILGIAP is encoded by the coding sequence ATGAGCAGCAATCCGCAAACTCCCCTGTTGCCCGCCGCGTCGCCCTCGACCTGGCTGGGCGTGATGGGCGGCGGCCAGCTCGGCCGCATGTTCGCCCACGCCGCCCAGGCCATGGGCTACAAGGTGGCCGTGCTGGAACCGAGCGCCGACTGCCCGGCAGGACAGGTCGCCGAGCGCCTGATCACGGCCGGCTACGACGACCCGCAAGGACTCGAGCAGCTGGCCAAGCTGTGCGGCGCCATCACCACCGAGTTCGAGAACGTCCCGGCCGACAGCATGGCCTGGCTGGGCGAGCGCAGTTTCGTGGCGCCCAACGCCGCCTGCGTGTCGATCGCCCAGGACCGCATCGCCGAGAAACGTTTCTTCGTCGAGTGCGCGCCGCGCTCGGGCGTGATGCCGGCCCCGCACAAGACCATCGCCTCGCATGCCGACATCGACGCCATCGGCGACGAGCTGCTGCCCGGCATCCTCAAGACCGTGCGCATGGGCTACGACGGCAAGGGCCAGGTGCGGGTGCGCTCGCGCGAGGACGTGCGCGCGGCCTTCGACGAGCTGAAAGGGGTCACCTGCCTGCTCGAGAAGATGCTGCCGCTGGCCTACGAGGTGTCGGTGCTCACCGCCCGCGGCGCCGACGGCGCCTCCGTGGTCTACCCGATCGCCGAGAACGTGCACCGCGACGGCATCCTGTTCACCACCACCGTGCCCGGCCCCAACGTCTCCGAGGCCTGCGCCAGGCAGGCCCAGGACGCGGCGCGCGCCATCGTCGCCGAACTCGGCTACGTGGGGGTGCTATGCATCGAGTTCTTCGTGCTGCAGGACGGCAGCCTGGTGGTCAACGAGATGGCCCCGCGTCCGCACAACAGCGGCCACTACACCATCGACGCCTGCGTCACCAGCCAGTTCGCCCAGCAGGTGAGGGCGATGGCGCGCCTGCCGCTGGGCGAGGTGCGCCAGCATTCACCGGCCGTGATGCTCAACATCCTGGGCGACGTCTGGTTCGAGGCGGGCAGCGACACCCCGCGCGAGCCGGCCTGGGACCGCGTGCTGGCCCTGCCGGGCGCCAACCTGCACCTGTACGGCAAGGACGATCCGCGCCGCGGCCGCAAGATGGGCCACGTGACTTTCGTCGCGCCGACCCTGGAGCAGGCCCAGGCCAGCCTGGCCCAGGCCTGCGCCATCCTGGGGATCGCGCCGTGA
- a CDS encoding L-threonylcarbamoyladenylate synthase: MTSAAQELDAAAIAAAARALEAGQLVAFPTETVYGLGADAENPAAVAAIYAAKGRPQDHPVIVHLAPEAPLDYWAADIPQEAHALAEAFWPGPLTMILKRAANIPDAVSGGQDTVGLRCPSHPVAIALLRAFKDGRGGVAAPSANKFGHVSPTLAQHVRDEFGADASVAMVLDGGASQVGIESTIVDLSRLASHGPVLLRPGHISAEAIAAVIDRMPAAPDAAAPRASGTLESHYAPHTPVAMQDSAMLSATLAAMAKAGRKVALIHYTDMPPTHAALRLPATPDGFAHALYAALRAMDGQGADLILVEAPPKDGPWLGVNDRLRRAAHGSTGIVHGLLNQQPAA; this comes from the coding sequence GTGACCAGCGCGGCGCAGGAACTGGATGCGGCCGCCATCGCGGCGGCCGCGCGCGCCCTCGAGGCGGGCCAGCTGGTCGCCTTCCCGACCGAGACCGTATACGGCCTCGGCGCCGACGCCGAGAACCCGGCGGCGGTGGCGGCCATCTACGCCGCCAAGGGCCGTCCCCAGGACCACCCGGTGATCGTGCACCTGGCGCCCGAGGCGCCGCTCGACTACTGGGCCGCCGACATCCCGCAGGAAGCCCACGCGCTGGCCGAAGCCTTCTGGCCCGGCCCGCTCACCATGATCCTCAAGCGCGCCGCCAACATTCCGGACGCCGTCAGCGGCGGCCAGGACACGGTGGGCCTGCGCTGCCCCTCGCACCCGGTGGCGATCGCGCTGCTGCGCGCCTTCAAGGACGGCCGCGGCGGCGTGGCCGCGCCCTCGGCCAACAAGTTCGGCCACGTCAGCCCAACCCTGGCCCAGCATGTGCGCGACGAGTTCGGCGCCGACGCTTCGGTGGCCATGGTGCTGGACGGCGGCGCCTCGCAGGTGGGCATCGAATCGACCATCGTCGACCTGTCGCGCCTGGCCAGCCACGGCCCGGTGCTGCTGCGCCCCGGGCACATCAGCGCCGAGGCGATCGCCGCCGTGATCGACCGCATGCCGGCCGCACCCGACGCCGCCGCGCCGCGCGCTTCCGGCACCCTGGAATCGCATTACGCGCCCCACACCCCGGTGGCGATGCAGGACAGCGCGATGCTGTCCGCCACCCTGGCCGCGATGGCCAAGGCCGGCCGCAAGGTGGCGCTGATCCATTACACCGACATGCCGCCCACCCACGCGGCCCTGCGCCTGCCGGCCACCCCCGACGGCTTCGCCCACGCCCTGTATGCGGCGCTGCGCGCGATGGACGGGCAGGGCGCCGACCTGATCCTGGTCGAGGCACCGCCGAAGGACGGCCCCTGGCTCGGCGTCAACGACCGCCTGCGGCGCGCAGCCCACGGTTCGACCGGCATCGTGCACGGCTTGCTGAACCAGCAGCCGGCGGCTTGA
- a CDS encoding SGNH/GDSL hydrolase family protein, which produces MRQTKLALALLTAAVLAACGGGTSPKGGDQTPKTKFTNQVSFGDSLSDVGTYSVGAVKAAGGGKFTINGDGTAKNPELNGKIWLDFMAAQLGLPAPCAAQTGLEGDASRGLNVPITNHPNCFNYAQGGSRVTNPVGPGNKATGSPIGEMTLPLVSQIANHVAKVNGKFTGTELVTVLSGGNDVLMQMAAIQAAGTAAGAQAFATSLTMQLAAGATNPQAAAQAIGLAIATENARPGKTDASVVQAAVTAAATQPGNQAVASPAVYGPMVTKAQADGSAAGLKAAGDYATANATRMVTEVGQAGAQMAALVRNELVGRGARYVVVANLPDVASTPAAKSRPAAIQQLVTAMVNAFNTQLKANIDVNDARILYVDLYSVSNDQVKNPAPYGLTNTSTPACGPNPLGTTSLICTNSNTVAGDVSHYMFADDVHPTPFENNLIARYVLKDMAIKGWL; this is translated from the coding sequence ATGCGTCAAACCAAACTCGCGCTTGCCCTGTTGACGGCAGCGGTCCTGGCGGCGTGCGGCGGCGGCACCAGCCCGAAAGGCGGCGACCAGACCCCCAAGACCAAATTCACCAATCAGGTGTCCTTCGGTGACAGCCTCTCGGACGTCGGCACGTATTCGGTGGGCGCGGTGAAGGCCGCAGGCGGCGGCAAGTTCACCATCAACGGTGACGGTACCGCAAAGAATCCTGAACTGAACGGCAAGATCTGGCTCGATTTCATGGCTGCCCAGCTGGGCCTGCCGGCGCCGTGCGCCGCCCAGACCGGCCTGGAAGGCGACGCATCGCGCGGCCTGAACGTTCCGATCACCAACCATCCGAACTGCTTCAACTACGCCCAGGGCGGTTCGCGCGTGACCAACCCTGTCGGCCCGGGCAACAAGGCCACCGGCTCGCCGATCGGCGAGATGACCCTGCCGCTGGTGTCGCAGATCGCGAACCACGTGGCCAAGGTGAACGGCAAGTTCACCGGCACCGAGCTGGTGACCGTCCTGTCGGGCGGCAACGACGTGCTGATGCAGATGGCCGCGATCCAGGCCGCCGGCACCGCCGCCGGCGCCCAGGCCTTCGCCACCTCGCTGACCATGCAGCTGGCGGCCGGCGCCACCAACCCGCAAGCCGCGGCGCAAGCCATCGGCCTGGCGATCGCCACCGAGAACGCGCGTCCGGGCAAGACCGACGCCAGCGTGGTGCAGGCGGCCGTGACCGCCGCCGCCACCCAGCCGGGCAACCAGGCCGTCGCTTCGCCGGCCGTGTACGGTCCGATGGTGACCAAGGCCCAGGCCGACGGCAGCGCCGCGGGCCTGAAGGCCGCCGGTGATTACGCCACCGCCAACGCCACCCGCATGGTGACCGAAGTCGGCCAGGCCGGCGCGCAAATGGCCGCCCTGGTGCGCAATGAACTGGTGGGCCGCGGCGCCAGGTACGTGGTGGTCGCCAACCTGCCCGACGTGGCCAGCACCCCGGCCGCCAAGTCGCGTCCGGCCGCCATCCAGCAGCTGGTCACCGCCATGGTCAACGCCTTCAACACCCAGCTGAAAGCCAACATCGACGTCAACGATGCGCGCATCCTGTACGTCGACCTGTACAGCGTCAGCAATGACCAGGTGAAGAATCCGGCGCCTTACGGCCTGACCAACACCAGCACCCCGGCCTGCGGCCCGAACCCGCTGGGCACCACCTCCCTGATCTGCACCAACAGCAACACGGTGGCAGGTGACGTGAGCCATTACATGTTCGCCGACGACGTCCACCCGACCCCGTTCGAGAACAACCTCATCGCCCGCTACGTCCTGAAGGACATGGCGATCAAGGGCTGGCTGTAA
- a CDS encoding OmpW family protein, which produces MKVRFNSVVKMLGVAAALACASTASAQSKGQLTAKFGLNQLTPKVESGDISAPALPGTKASVGRDIQPVLIFAYGLTDNISTEVALGTPYKHKIYGAGAIEGTGQLGTVEALPPTAFLQYRFFEPTATFRPFVGLGATYAYFMKERGSFKMTAVTNPGSNVPTTFSIDNKFTYTVQAGMAVNFNQRWFGDLTVNKTRLRTDVNFSTGQRQHMKLDPVSVVLAVGYKF; this is translated from the coding sequence ATGAAAGTTCGTTTCAATAGCGTCGTCAAGATGCTGGGTGTGGCCGCGGCGCTGGCCTGCGCGTCGACCGCGTCGGCCCAGTCGAAAGGCCAGCTGACCGCCAAGTTCGGCCTCAACCAGCTGACCCCGAAGGTCGAGAGCGGCGACATCAGCGCGCCGGCCCTGCCGGGCACCAAGGCCTCGGTGGGCCGCGACATCCAGCCGGTGCTGATCTTCGCCTACGGCCTGACCGACAACATCTCGACCGAGGTGGCGCTGGGCACCCCGTACAAGCACAAGATCTACGGCGCCGGCGCGATCGAGGGCACCGGCCAGCTGGGCACCGTCGAGGCCCTGCCGCCGACCGCCTTCCTGCAGTACCGCTTCTTCGAGCCGACCGCGACCTTCCGTCCCTTCGTGGGCCTGGGCGCGACCTACGCCTACTTCATGAAGGAGCGTGGTTCGTTCAAGATGACCGCGGTGACCAACCCGGGCAGCAACGTGCCGACGACCTTCAGCATCGACAACAAGTTCACCTACACGGTGCAGGCCGGCATGGCGGTGAACTTCAACCAGCGCTGGTTCGGCGACCTGACCGTCAACAAGACCCGTCTGCGTACCGACGTCAACTTCTCGACTGGTCAGCGTCAGCACATGAAGCTGGATCCGGTGTCGGTGGTGCTGGCGGTGGGGTATAAGTTCTGA
- a CDS encoding bifunctional diguanylate cyclase/phosphodiesterase, translating to MHTPPSAQDTPSSEPASDDSVRSLSLELLLSNLPGAAYRCLNDREWTMEFVSDGIEQLTGYTASAFVAQPGLSYASLVHPDDRALVSRAITAALEEGRQFQVTYRIRCAYGKEKWIYEQGAAREDVDGTTVVEGFLSDYTRIRQADLLVLEQASFLQRARDAIVAMDMQSRITYWNLGAERMYGWSAQEARGKKFSELLCDDLAAYQSAFETTLSDGEWTGEVIHVRRDGTAVEIDTRWTLLQPDQTLGACQKILMIGTDISERKHNEAKIFRLAFFDPLTDLPNRANLLDHLRRALLGSARTRKCGALMFCDLDNFKFLNDSQGHAAGDMLLQAVARRLEHCVREADMVARLGGDEFVILIHPVEDTRESAAAQAETVAAKVVAAMTAPFQLGQISYTLSVSVGVATLCGTSDTVESTLRQADAAMYQAKAAGRNTFRFHDPAAQAAWSARAELENGLRRALRHDEFMLHYQPQLDRGGHVIGAEALLRWRLPNGRVLYPAEFIRAAEESGLIVDIGNWVLGTACAELARWQAHPDTAGLTLSVNVSARQFTEPHFVATLQRIFEHTGVDPSGLKLELTESLVVTDFSQTAHTMAMLKRRGLSFSLDDFGTGYSSLAYLRKLPLDQLKIDHSFMRDVLTDQNDASIVRSIIALGDSLGLQVIAEGVETPGQRQFLLDAGCHIYQGFLYQRALSAEHFTQYARALH from the coding sequence ATGCATACCCCGCCCTCCGCTCAGGATACCCCCTCATCGGAACCCGCTTCCGACGATAGCGTGCGCTCACTATCACTTGAGCTACTGCTGAGCAATTTACCGGGCGCGGCCTACCGCTGTCTCAACGATCGCGAGTGGACCATGGAGTTCGTCAGCGACGGCATCGAACAGCTCACCGGCTATACCGCTTCCGCCTTCGTTGCCCAGCCTGGGCTGTCCTACGCCAGCCTGGTCCATCCCGACGACCGCGCCCTGGTCTCGCGCGCGATCACCGCCGCACTGGAGGAAGGGCGCCAGTTCCAGGTGACCTACCGCATCCGCTGCGCCTACGGCAAGGAAAAATGGATCTACGAACAGGGCGCGGCGCGCGAGGACGTCGACGGCACGACGGTGGTGGAGGGCTTCCTGTCCGACTACACCCGCATCCGCCAGGCCGACCTGCTGGTGCTGGAGCAGGCCTCCTTCCTGCAGCGGGCGCGCGACGCCATCGTCGCCATGGACATGCAGTCGCGCATCACCTACTGGAACCTGGGCGCGGAACGCATGTACGGCTGGAGCGCCCAGGAGGCGCGCGGAAAGAAGTTCAGCGAGCTGCTGTGTGACGATCTGGCGGCCTACCAGTCGGCCTTCGAGACCACGCTGTCCGATGGCGAATGGACGGGCGAAGTGATCCATGTGCGGCGCGACGGCACGGCGGTCGAGATCGATACCCGCTGGACCCTCTTGCAGCCCGACCAGACGCTCGGGGCCTGCCAGAAGATACTGATGATCGGCACCGACATCAGCGAGCGCAAGCACAACGAAGCCAAGATCTTCCGCCTCGCCTTCTTCGACCCGCTGACCGACCTGCCCAACCGCGCCAACCTGCTCGACCACCTGCGCCGCGCCCTCCTCGGCAGCGCGCGCACGCGCAAGTGCGGGGCCCTGATGTTCTGCGACCTCGACAACTTCAAGTTCCTCAACGACAGCCAGGGCCATGCGGCCGGCGACATGCTGCTGCAGGCCGTGGCCCGGCGCCTCGAGCATTGCGTGCGCGAGGCCGACATGGTGGCGCGCTTGGGCGGGGACGAGTTCGTGATCCTGATCCACCCGGTCGAGGACACGCGCGAGTCCGCCGCGGCACAGGCCGAGACCGTGGCGGCCAAGGTGGTGGCGGCGATGACCGCGCCCTTCCAGCTCGGGCAGATCAGCTACACGCTCTCGGTCAGCGTGGGCGTGGCGACCCTGTGCGGCACCAGCGACACGGTGGAATCGACGCTGCGCCAGGCCGACGCGGCGATGTACCAGGCCAAGGCGGCGGGGCGCAACACCTTCCGCTTCCACGATCCGGCCGCGCAGGCGGCGTGGTCGGCGCGGGCCGAGCTGGAAAACGGCCTGCGGCGCGCGTTGCGCCACGACGAGTTCATGCTGCACTACCAGCCCCAGCTCGACCGCGGCGGCCACGTGATCGGGGCCGAGGCCCTGCTGCGCTGGCGCCTGCCGAACGGGCGGGTGCTCTACCCGGCCGAATTCATCCGCGCCGCCGAGGAAAGCGGCCTGATCGTCGATATCGGCAACTGGGTGCTGGGCACCGCCTGCGCCGAGCTGGCGCGCTGGCAGGCCCATCCGGATACGGCCGGCCTGACCCTGTCGGTCAACGTCAGCGCGCGCCAGTTCACCGAACCGCATTTCGTGGCCACGCTGCAGCGCATCTTCGAGCACACCGGGGTCGACCCCAGCGGCCTGAAGCTGGAGCTGACCGAGAGCCTGGTGGTGACGGATTTCAGCCAGACGGCGCACACCATGGCCATGCTCAAGCGACGCGGGCTGTCGTTCTCGCTGGACGACTTCGGGACGGGGTATTCCTCGCTGGCCTACCTGCGCAAGCTGCCGCTGGACCAGCTCAAGATCGACCACAGCTTCATGCGCGACGTGCTGACCGACCAGAACGACGCTTCGATCGTGCGGTCCATCATCGCGCTGGGGGACAGCCTGGGGTTGCAGGTGATTGCGGAAGGGGTGGAGACGCCCGGGCAGCGACAGTTCCTGCTGGATGCGGGGTGTCACATCTACCAGGGCTTCCTGTACCAGCGGGCGCTGAGTGCGGAGCATTTCACGCAGTATGCGCGGGCTTTGCATTGA